The following nucleotide sequence is from Thiohalomonas denitrificans.
TTTGGTAAATTGTGCGCGTTTTCTACGCCTTATCTCATGGGGAATACCTGACGTGTTGGAGATCGTAACGGCTGGCGGCTGGTTAATGCTGCCTATTCTGCTCTGTTCAGTCGTCGCGGCGGCGATCGTCGGTGAACGCTTCTGGACCCTTCAACAAAAGCGGATTACACCCAAACATCTGGTGACTCAGGCGTGGCAACTCTATCGCAACGACCAACTGGACAATCTGCAACTTCGCAAGATTCGTGACAGCTCTCCTTTGGGACGGGTACTTGCTGCGGGCCTGGTGAATATCCGTCATGACCGTGAGGTGATGAAGGAGGGTATCGAGGAGACCGGCCGGCAGGTGGTCTCTGAACTGGAGCGCTACCTGAACACCCTCGGCACCATTGCTTCCATTACGCCCCTGCTGGGGCTACTGGGCACGGTCATCGGCATGATCAAGGTCTTTTCAGCCATCACCGCCCACGGCGTCGGGGATCCGGGCGTATTGGCCGGGGGGATCTCCGAGGCGCTCATCACTACCGCTACCGGGCTCTCCGTGGCCATTCCCAGTCTGATGTTCTACCGCTATTTCCGGGGGCGGGTGGATGCCCTTGTGCTGAAGATGGAGGAAGAGGCCCTCAAGCTCGTCGAGGTCATCCACGGCGAGCGGACGAGCGAAACGGAAGGCTCCGCTGAATGAAGTTCCAGCGCGCCAATCGAGGCGAGCCCGAGGTCAACCTGACGCCGTTGATCGATGTCGTGTTTCTTCTACTGATCTTTTTCATGGTCTCCACCACCTTCGAGCGGAAGACCGAAATCAGTGTCGAACTACCCGAAGCCACCGGCGAGCAGCAGGAGTTGGAGCAAAAGGTGGTCGAAGTCACGATTGACGCAGAAGGTCACTATTACGTCGATGGCCAGGAGCTGATCAACACCCAACTCGAGACGCTCAAGCGTGCTCTGCGCAAGGCAGCGGGTGATGCCGAAGAACCCCAGCTGATCCTGAGCGCCGACCGCAAGGCCACCCATGAATCGGTGATCTCGGCCATGGATGCAGCCCGACAGGTTGGTCTTTACAATATGACTTTCGCCACCAGACAGCCGGCCGAGGAGCAGTGACCGTGGCATCACCGGGTACCGCTGCGGCTGCAAACGGCTCCGCAATCTACCGCCGTTTGCTGGGTTATGTCCGTCCCTACTGGGGGCGCTTTCTTATCGCTGTTCTGGGGATGGTCGCGGTGGCGGCATCGGAGACGGGCTTTGTGGCGTTGATGAAGCCGATGCTTGACGGGAGCTTTGTCGAACGCGACCCGACCGTCATCCTGTGGACCCCCATCGTCATCATCCTGCTGTTCCTCTTTCGAGGAGTGGCGGCGTTCTCCTCCGGCTACGTGATGGCCTGGATTGGCCGCAAGGTCATCAGCACGCTGCGGGGGCAGATCTTCCGGCACCTGCTGAAGCTGCCTGTCGCTTTTTTCGACAATACCCCCTCGGGCAGCCTGGTCTCCAAACTGATTTACGACGTCGAGCAGGTGGCGACGGCGGCCACCAAGGCAGTGACCATTCTGGTGCGCGATACGCTCACCGTGGTGGGCCTGCTTGGCTGGATGTTTTACATCAACTGGCGCCTGGCCGTGGTCCTGCTGATCGGTGCGCCGCTGGTTGCCAAGATCATCCACATCATCAACGATCGCTTCCGCCGCTACAGCCGCCGTATCCAGGGCTCGATGGGAGACGTGACGCAGATTGCCCAGGAAGTCATCGAAGGTCAACGCGAGGTAAAGGCTTTCGGGGGACACGATTATGAAGAGCGACGATTCGAAGAGGCCAACGAACACAATCGTCGCCTCAATCTGAAACTGCAGGGTACCCAGGTGGCCAGTGTACCGGTAGTGGAGTTCGTAGCAGCGAGCGCGACCGCAGCAGTGATTTATATGGCCCTGTCCGACCTGGACACCCTGACGGTCGGCGCATTCATGTCGTTCGTCGGCGCGATGATGATGATGCACTCCCCGATGAAGCGCCTGACGCAGGTGACCGCGACGCTTCAGCGGGGTATCGCAGCCGCAGACAGCGTCTTCTCCTTTATCGATCGGCCGGGTGAAAATGATCGCGGGCAGATAACCCTCGATCGGGCGAAAGGGGAGGTGAGTTACCGTGATCTCACCTTTCGCTATGCTGAAGACAAGCCTGATGTCCTGCAGGGCATTGACCTGCAGGTTGCGCCGGGAGAGACCGTAGCCCTTGTGGGACGCTCCGGAAGTGGCAAATCCACGCTGGTCGGTCTGCTGCCGCGTTTTTATGACCCGACCAGCGGCAGCATCGAACTGGATGGTCACGATATCCGCGATATCCGTCTCGACTCCCTGCGCGAACAGGTCGCGCTGGTCAGTCAGCATGTCACGCTTTTCAACGACACTATCGGCAACAACATCGCCTATGGTCACCTGGAGGGCGCCGACCGGGAAACCATCATCGAGGCGACGAAAGCCGCGCATGCCTGGGAATTCATCAAGGAGCTCCCGCAAGGCCTGGATACCATGGTCGGGGAAAACGGGGTGCTGCTCTCCGGCGGCCAGCGTCAGCGCCTGGCTATCGCCCGCGCTCTGTTGAAAAACGCCCCCATCCTGATCCTCGACGAGGCCACTTCGGCCCTGGATACCGAGTCGGAACGGCACATCCAGGCGGCTCTCGAGGTCCTGATGAAAAATCGCACCACACTGGTCATTGCACACCGCCTCTCGACCATCGAAAAGGCCGACCGCATTGTGGTCCTGGAGAACGGCCGGATTATCGAAAGTGGCCACCACGAGGCACTTCTGGACAAGGAAGGCCGGTATGCCGCCCTCTACAACATGCAGTTCCAGGACTGAAAAGGCTTGGGGGCGCGTCTGCAGGAGCTTTGGTATCGTCGACGGCTGGTGCCCGCCCTTTGGCCCTTGTTGCCGCTG
It contains:
- a CDS encoding MotA/TolQ/ExbB proton channel family protein — protein: MLEIVTAGGWLMLPILLCSVVAAAIVGERFWTLQQKRITPKHLVTQAWQLYRNDQLDNLQLRKIRDSSPLGRVLAAGLVNIRHDREVMKEGIEETGRQVVSELERYLNTLGTIASITPLLGLLGTVIGMIKVFSAITAHGVGDPGVLAGGISEALITTATGLSVAIPSLMFYRYFRGRVDALVLKMEEEALKLVEVIHGERTSETEGSAE
- a CDS encoding ExbD/TolR family protein encodes the protein MKFQRANRGEPEVNLTPLIDVVFLLLIFFMVSTTFERKTEISVELPEATGEQQELEQKVVEVTIDAEGHYYVDGQELINTQLETLKRALRKAAGDAEEPQLILSADRKATHESVISAMDAARQVGLYNMTFATRQPAEEQ
- the msbA gene encoding lipid A export permease/ATP-binding protein MsbA, whose product is MASPGTAAAANGSAIYRRLLGYVRPYWGRFLIAVLGMVAVAASETGFVALMKPMLDGSFVERDPTVILWTPIVIILLFLFRGVAAFSSGYVMAWIGRKVISTLRGQIFRHLLKLPVAFFDNTPSGSLVSKLIYDVEQVATAATKAVTILVRDTLTVVGLLGWMFYINWRLAVVLLIGAPLVAKIIHIINDRFRRYSRRIQGSMGDVTQIAQEVIEGQREVKAFGGHDYEERRFEEANEHNRRLNLKLQGTQVASVPVVEFVAASATAAVIYMALSDLDTLTVGAFMSFVGAMMMMHSPMKRLTQVTATLQRGIAAADSVFSFIDRPGENDRGQITLDRAKGEVSYRDLTFRYAEDKPDVLQGIDLQVAPGETVALVGRSGSGKSTLVGLLPRFYDPTSGSIELDGHDIRDIRLDSLREQVALVSQHVTLFNDTIGNNIAYGHLEGADRETIIEATKAAHAWEFIKELPQGLDTMVGENGVLLSGGQRQRLAIARALLKNAPILILDEATSALDTESERHIQAALEVLMKNRTTLVIAHRLSTIEKADRIVVLENGRIIESGHHEALLDKEGRYAALYNMQFQD